The proteins below come from a single Edaphobacter acidisoli genomic window:
- the gluQRS gene encoding tRNA glutamyl-Q(34) synthetase GluQRS has protein sequence MSSSQKYVGRLAPSPTGLLHLGHAATFWIAHQRAKAHHGTLLLRNEDLDPQRSKQEFVDAMLEDLAWLGIEWRPPMAVQSARLALYREAFDRLLAGGFVYPCSCSRRDLAQMVAAPHEDTDDEPVYSGKCRPTTSVAHAFEEGMNYRFRVPDSEAIRFTDGNMGEQCFTAGIDFGDFLVWRKDGLPSYQLACVVDDAAMRITEAVRGADLLKSTARQLLLQCALSLPSVAYFHTQLLRDEHGVRLAKRHDALAIRTLRERGMTPAQVMAMFAT, from the coding sequence ATGAGTTCATCACAAAAATATGTGGGCCGTCTCGCTCCCTCGCCAACGGGATTGCTGCACCTTGGCCATGCAGCCACATTCTGGATCGCGCACCAGCGAGCAAAAGCGCATCACGGAACGCTCCTGTTGCGCAACGAAGACCTCGATCCACAACGCTCGAAACAGGAGTTCGTCGATGCGATGCTGGAGGACCTCGCGTGGCTCGGAATCGAGTGGCGGCCACCGATGGCAGTGCAATCTGCGCGGCTCGCACTGTACCGTGAAGCATTCGATCGCCTGCTGGCCGGAGGCTTCGTCTACCCATGCTCATGCAGTCGCAGAGATCTGGCCCAAATGGTCGCCGCTCCACACGAAGACACAGACGATGAACCTGTCTACAGCGGCAAGTGCCGACCAACTACAAGCGTCGCGCACGCCTTCGAAGAAGGCATGAACTACCGCTTTCGCGTCCCTGACAGCGAAGCGATTCGCTTCACCGATGGCAACATGGGCGAACAGTGTTTCACCGCAGGCATAGACTTCGGCGACTTCCTCGTCTGGCGCAAAGACGGCCTGCCGAGCTATCAACTCGCCTGTGTAGTCGACGATGCAGCGATGCGAATCACAGAAGCAGTACGTGGAGCAGATCTGCTGAAGTCCACTGCCCGCCAGCTCCTCTTGCAATGCGCACTCAGTTTGCCGTCAGTCGCATACTTCCACACGCAACTGCTCCGCGATGAGCACGGCGTAAGGCTCGCAAAACGTCACGATGCGCTGGCAATCCGCACACTGCGCGAGCGCGGCATGACTCCCGCACAAGTCATGGCGATGTTTGCAACATGA